The following coding sequences are from one Methanosarcina sp. WWM596 window:
- a CDS encoding acetolactate synthase large subunit, which yields MKASDLFVAQLKEEGVEYIFGLPGEENLDLLESLRNSNIKLIVTRHEQAAAFMAAAYGRLTGKPGVCFSTLGPGATNLVTGVAQAQLTGAPFISISGQKALIDNWQGRFQLVDVVRMMEPLCKKAVSITDPGMIPTVIRNAFKHAEAERPGAVHIELPEDVAEEETDAVVQKKSEIKIPFPDPEIVKKAAALICEAKNPLIIVSSGANRKAIAKELEDFARSTGIYLVHTQMGKGVVPDDCVYSLFATGIHARDYVNCGIEGADLIITVGYDIVEYPPYLWNRELDKQIINIDFVESVPDRYFNPEIEIIGNIASSIRELAANIPEKREFPIFEHTRLFIDEKISAPARKSYPPLPQTVVMNVRKVLGREDIITLDNGIYKLWFSRLYKTYTPNTVLLDNALATMGAGLASGIAAKLLHPERRVLAICGDGGFMMNCQELETAVRYGIHVVVLILNDNAFGFIKWKQKKMHFEDFALDYGNPDFSLFAESFGAAGIKVKEGDDLAEVLEKAFSLNKVTVIECPIDYSVNYETFSIELSNFTCKF from the coding sequence ATGAAAGCTTCGGACCTTTTTGTTGCTCAGCTTAAAGAGGAAGGTGTGGAATATATTTTTGGACTTCCTGGAGAAGAAAACCTTGACCTTCTCGAATCTCTACGAAACTCGAACATAAAACTGATCGTAACAAGGCATGAACAGGCTGCGGCATTTATGGCTGCAGCTTACGGAAGGCTGACAGGAAAACCAGGGGTCTGCTTTTCAACCCTTGGTCCGGGAGCGACGAACCTTGTTACAGGCGTTGCCCAGGCACAGCTTACAGGAGCTCCCTTTATATCCATATCCGGGCAGAAGGCCCTAATTGACAACTGGCAGGGCCGTTTCCAGCTTGTAGATGTTGTAAGGATGATGGAGCCACTTTGCAAAAAAGCTGTATCCATCACCGACCCGGGGATGATCCCCACGGTTATCCGAAATGCCTTCAAACATGCGGAAGCTGAAAGGCCGGGAGCTGTGCACATTGAGCTTCCGGAAGATGTGGCTGAGGAAGAAACCGATGCAGTAGTGCAAAAAAAAAGTGAAATAAAAATTCCTTTCCCTGATCCTGAAATCGTGAAAAAAGCTGCAGCTCTGATTTGTGAGGCTAAAAACCCCCTGATTATCGTTTCTTCGGGGGCTAACCGGAAAGCCATTGCCAAAGAACTGGAGGATTTTGCAAGAAGTACGGGTATTTACCTGGTACACACTCAGATGGGAAAAGGTGTAGTTCCGGATGATTGCGTTTACAGTCTTTTTGCCACAGGAATCCATGCCCGGGACTATGTTAACTGTGGAATTGAAGGGGCAGACCTGATTATTACAGTAGGATACGATATCGTGGAATATCCTCCCTACCTATGGAACAGGGAACTGGATAAACAGATCATAAACATCGATTTTGTTGAGTCAGTACCTGACAGGTACTTTAATCCTGAGATAGAAATTATTGGAAATATTGCCTCTTCAATCAGGGAACTTGCCGCAAACATCCCGGAAAAGCGAGAGTTCCCCATCTTTGAACACACCAGGCTTTTTATAGATGAAAAAATAAGTGCTCCTGCCAGGAAAAGTTACCCTCCTCTCCCGCAGACGGTCGTTATGAATGTCAGGAAAGTGCTTGGGAGAGAAGACATAATCACACTGGACAACGGAATTTATAAACTCTGGTTCTCCCGCCTTTACAAGACCTATACTCCGAACACTGTGCTCCTTGACAATGCTCTTGCAACTATGGGCGCAGGGCTCGCGTCCGGTATTGCCGCAAAGCTTCTTCATCCGGAACGCCGCGTACTTGCAATCTGCGGGGACGGGGGCTTTATGATGAACTGTCAGGAGCTCGAGACTGCAGTCCGCTATGGAATCCATGTTGTTGTCCTTATTCTCAATGACAATGCCTTTGGCTTTATTAAATGGAAGCAGAAAAAAATGCATTTTGAGGACTTTGCACTGGATTATGGAAACCCTGATTTTTCCCTCTTTGCCGAGAGTTTCGGGGCTGCAGGCATCAAAGTCAAAGAAGGGGACGACCTTGCAGAAGTTCTGGAAAAAGCTTTTTCTCTGAATAAAGTAACTGTTATCGAATGCCCTATCGACTATTCCGTAAACTATGAGACCTTCTCGATAGAACTGAGTAACTTTACATGTAAATTCTGA
- a CDS encoding FAD-binding protein, which translates to MENAEIKAGYPINLHDVVIVGAGLTGLRAAIETVNRGLDTAIVFRVRLLRPHSVAAQGGINASLGNALADDSRADLKPASDPPPCEGEVHAA; encoded by the coding sequence TTGGAAAATGCAGAAATAAAAGCAGGATATCCTATCAATTTACATGACGTGGTCATAGTTGGAGCCGGACTGACTGGTCTTCGGGCTGCAATTGAGACGGTAAACAGAGGGCTTGATACAGCCATCGTTTTCAGAGTGCGCCTTCTCCGTCCCCATTCCGTAGCAGCTCAGGGAGGGATAAATGCATCCCTCGGGAATGCCTTAGCAGACGATTCTCGAGCTGACCTTAAACCGGCTTCTGACCCCCCTCCCTGTGAAGGAGAAGTTCATGCAGCCTGA